The region aatatcgATTAAAgttattattcatttaattacacaattgtttcttttttatatataattttatagaaTAATCTAAGCTACTCGAGAAAAAGATTAGAGAATTTTttaactatatatttttcgtAATCCTGATGAATAATgtatcatataaataatatgtataatatacatatatttattgggggaaataattaaataccACATTAATACACGtgtgtatataattattttacttataatttatgaaaaaatatgacaAGCCTTTCTCATAAGTGAAATAATAAGCTATTAACATGTATTACAAGGGAAATAGAgacatacatatatatgtatatataattaatttttggtattattattttatttgtaattaAAAAGTGTGAACAcagtatattattataaactttatgataataattatcaaaaaaaaatataataattttgttaattttagTATAAAATTGTCTTCATTTAGTCATATAggcaatattatttatgtgtaTGCATGTCtgtttattaatttataatgaTTAGGCAAATAATaggtatatttatacaataatactaaataaattaaaaaaatatcaattGTATGTagattaaaattaaaatatgaactCGTTATTACTGAAGAgggaaaattataataaaacacttaatatataaaatagtatattattgttataatatatggAGAAAGAAAGTGTAGACGTAGAAATTtctaatgataatattataaaaaaggaaaatgaagaaaatagtTCTATATATAGAGAAAACAACATTTTAGAAGcatataacatttttttaaatgcatATGAATCAAGTGACAACTTAAGTTTTGTGGATAGTGAAGAAGATGAGTCCTCTAAAAACTTAggttttattatataattttattttaaatatttagtatttatataaaaaaatattaaattgtaACTAATATTTTCGAAATTAATATGATTATACTATTAATTAGAGTCATTGTTTTAAAAGCCATTtgaataattaatttattgactattttttttgtgtgtgtatgggtttttttatttagaaaattctaaaaagaaaaacatTTTAAGCTTAACTGtccataatattataaatatatatccgAACAATGAAAGAAATCgggaatttaaaaaatataaagtgataaactttaaaaaaagtatttaTTATGGTGGTTAATCATATAGCATTTATTCTTGTGCATCACGTATGTCCATGTACATTTGTGTAAATTGTTTTGACTGTTGTAATTAGcgtttcattattattttttatgctcCACAAATGCACAGCAAAAAACATTAGAGGAAAAACGGAAAAAGGAGTttgaagaagaaaaaaaaatattagaagagaaaaaaaaaatatacgatgaaaaaagacaaaaaaaattagagatatataatataaaaaaaaagaaaaagaaactTGTTGaaagagaaaaatataataaagaaaatatagattataactatttaatggttttgaattattttgaatttttaatgaaaaataataaatttcaggatatttatttttcttttcatgatttatatatatctccAATGAGattgtattttttctctAACATAAATGTTAATgacatttattatttaggTATGTTAAtgttaaaatatgaaatatgtatataatacatatgaatatgtatgaatattataaatataagaatatatatattaaaaatgatgtATTAATAAACAACACAATGTTCATTTTGTTAACATATTTCTAAACATTTAAACGTAGATTTATCAAGAAGATGGCTTTCCGATAATTACATTTCAGCTGTATTAGATTTATgcttacaaaaaaatgttaaaatattgaatttatcttataataaaataacgtTCAATGGTTTGGATCGTTTTATAACGTTTTTTTCGGTACTGCATATAACATATGATTAGGAACGACTAATGTATCgaacaatatataaatgaaaataaagcaatttatatacatattgtacattataaatatagtaCTTGTTGTATAATATTGGAAAATGACATATCTTCGAACAAAATATTGgatattttatgtaaagaaataatttaaaaattatgattttttcagaaaaacaagtatttattttctcttAATATGGAAGGAAATgatttaacaaataaaggacaaaattgtgaaaatgtcaataatttttttgatgctatcaaaaataacaaaGTGATGAAAATTGTGAACATAGCCAATAGTAATATGAATATGGtaaaacatatatgtaCAGAGCATGGTTcgaaatattaatatatataatcatttttatgtGATATGATTATTGCtgctattttttaattatagaATAATGGAGATGCGTTGTGCACAATGctgaaaatgaataaatctattattaaaatgaattttgaaaataacaattttagtaggaataaaatattattaattcaCAATGGAAACAATATTACCATTAATCTATTATATTGTTCttcaatttattttgtttgttgGTCTTTTTAGCTCATGATCAAAATcgaaaaataattgaatATTTGGCACGAAATAAAGAACTACGCATAAAACAAGTTCAAATcgaaaaagaagaaaattataaaatggaaaaggaagaaaattatatgcgCACCTATATTATGTCATTGGAATGCTCCATGTAATGatttatggaaaatataatattttaatttgtgTAAACAGTATTACTAATTCTTTCTTAATACATATGCATTGCGCATGCGATctatgaatattttatataataaacgaaatatattaaaacaaattagTTAAAATCGACGATGAATTGTGTGACACATTTTTGAATCGATGTTTCACTTTTTGTCTATAGAAttgaaattgaaaataaagaaagacgaaaaaatttaaataaaatggtaacaaaataaaaataaacaaagaacttattatatgttaatATACATGTTTGCATATAAATGAGGGTGTGGAAAAACAATAATGCATACAATTGCACTATTTTCAGATATACGTAAACATGTGGAGagaacaaataaaaaagaaagaaaaatacGAAGATGAAATTCACGAATCACTAGAAAAGGTATGGGTGTtcgttaatttttttaaatgaaggAAATTTGAATGTTGTGATATTATCACTATaagtatacatatatagatatatctAGTACACAAAcccatgcatatatattcgAATGATGGttacaaatattattttttttcattaggaacatgaaaaaagaacaaaattatcacaaaaaaagaaaaaaaaaaagaaaaaaatgtgaaaagGTGCAAAGCAAAATCgatatatcatttaattggatattattaaaaatggtAATATAGAAAACCACCGAGGATAATATTtccatataaattaaattattcatACTATTTtccaatatatatatatatatttatttatttatttttcgaGAATTTATTCActtatgtatttatttattattttacttaATAATAggcaattttttattgatagtattaataaaaaatatatcaattttACATGTGCATTTAACTATTTCTATaacaatgataataatagttGCAACGACATTGAGATAACAATAATaccaaaaatatatatttatttttaaaaaagcCTTTGAACATATTAgtttacatttatatattaatatgaacTCATATGAATGGGAAAGTGTAATAAGGCAATTATTgttgaataaaatatatttatgtttaaaGTTAAACAACAGGATACTACACTCAAACACACAAATTCACAATATGTGTTCCATATTTTGAATACACAGTTATAAAAAGCGGAAtaactaaaaataaaaatcttAATAAACACAAATACACtttattatgtataatatgCTTGTCCGAATTGTGTTTTTAGTAATATAGgtgcatatacatattttatttatcacataaaaaatatattagtattaaAAAGCGAAACATCGTAGCATGGAAAATGTTctcttattttataatatttaatttttgtgtgttaataaaattataacaaatCTTTAAAAggttaataatatatataatgtgaGTTTGTAGTTTTATCTatcaaattaaatttaagcatatttaaatgatttattaaaaaaaattagcaATAATCATTATGatataattcaaaatgTTTGAAAGTGCAAATTTTACGATATTTAAGTCATTTTGCCCCAATGCTGCTGATAATacattaaataaatgtttaATTAATGTTCCATTCAAGCTCATTTAATCCTTAGCTAATAGgtagtaaatatatatataatatatttgttttttagtTGGAGGAGAAACAAGCACATTCAATTTTTAGTATATATGctataatttgttttttataagttgtttattatatatttaatcatAGTCTGGAATAAGATTCTTTGAAagtaaatatttcttttgttCATCATACAGTTTAAATCGATCTTGTGCATATAGgaaaaaatcaaattcATTATAGCATTTTACTTGATAACCTCGAATAATCGACCAGAACCCCCATAATAAGTTAGCACCTAATGCGTGGATTTCAATTGCATCTAAAATCGAGTCGACGATTTTTTGATCATACGGTATTTGTGACTTTCCTAAATaaattgataaatattcattaataaacaattttctattttcaTGTGATATATAgtgatttttatttatttcataaaaagGATAAGTGTCTGTAGAATAATCAATAGATGTTtcgataaaaaatattgctATATCTGTAGCTATGAAATTATATCCAGCATATTCAAAATCAATTAGTCGTAAACAATtgtttgtatttataatattattttcttgtAAATCATTATGACAAAAAGTTATATGATTCCTAATATTATCTtcttttgtatatttattcataaatttaataaatttatcagattcttgataatatttatttatatcacctttaaatttatctaaattttttaatttagaaatttgtattttccATTCTTTTATTCTTTTGTAAATACATGGTGTTTTATCCCAATGGCTTGGTaaagtttttttaatagCTAATGTATGAAATTTACCTAACATATTAGCTATGgcaattaatatttttgaattttgtaaatcctcattttttaaaggaTTTCCATATAACCATTCTTCTATACGACCACCAGAAAATGTGTTTAATAGTTTTGGagatattttatatttactcATCGTTTCATATACTTCAATCTCTAAGTctgtattatataattcaccaacatattttccatatattctaaataaaatatgttttctTATTGATGGATTTTGACTAACCGAACATTCTTTTAATCCTACTTCAAATAATTGATTTGTTAATCCActtaatatttgtttaacatatatatccCTTTCAGTAAATTTATTCCATTCTGTGACTTTTtctaaacatatttttttaatatataatggaTCTGTTAAGTCAGAAAATTCTTGAGCACATAACGGAATatcatttttcatattaatttCTTGGGATCGAAATGGCGTAGCTAATATTTCAGTTTCTTGATTTAATTGAATAGAATTAAACGCTTCCAAATCGTCATAACTTAAACCTTTTTCaattttcaataattttatatcttcattgttattattgttacaatttaataagtcgatttttccattttcaatattatttgatctgttattattatcttccattttttataacttgagatttttttattttgatatgtatttttttgtgtgttgtattattataggCATGTAATTtacaatatttaaatataaaaatgcaaaCAAATTGCAATATAGAAAGCAAAAGTAATACAAAATAGGGATATTATTCACATTCACGATTAAAGATAGGACAATATAAAatcatatacatataaataaacaaatatatatatgggtATGCACCTATATATCTtatgatttatattattgttgtATCAAACAGTCTTAATTTATTCTTAAAGAAGCACACAACACAAAAGAAATAACGAAAGTCAATTAAATGACGAATATGTTATGTGTCGAAATTTTAATGTGGTAAAATTTgcaaaacaaaacaaaaatatattagtcaaataatattttttgatttaaggaaagaaaaattatttttatggtgttatatatattgatgCATGCCAATGCtacaatatattaattgcacccaatttattatattttttctataattttttaagaaGAATTATAATTGTACAAGatctaaatattttattaaatatataatggaactttattaaaaaattaaatatggAAGCATCACCGTTCTCTGtgatatataaacaaatgcttttgtaaaattatttaatattaaatttatacttttttgtattccttaatataatatatatatttaatattatatattatgcgATTCCTTTCTCTTATTACTGattatatgataatttattattatcatttattaattaataataaagagaATTTCTCGTACtataacaatatttttgtattttccACTTAACTTTATCCTATTTTAAATAGAAGTATAGAAATACAATTTAGCGGGATCTGTAAAGGGGTACTACTtgtatttacaaaattacATGAAAAAACtgatgaaataaaacaatatacaatgaaacaatatataatgaaacaatatataataaaacaagtCATAAGTGATATTATGAATGTATATTTGTCTTCAATAtccataaaatatattaacaattataataattgcGATTTCCAAAACAAAATACACACAGCATGTatgtttaataaatatacacatatttttCCGTGGCTTTATTTAAACCTTGGCAAATTTTTAAgtacaaattataataaaatattttatatttatatttcaattatattaaacgttttttttttatttatggaTAATGATTTCActgatatattaaatttaaatttattttataaaaaataaagatgtAATTACATACAATGACTATATAtggatattattttaaagtTAATAATAACACCAACtaaaaactataaaaatatatattacacaTATCtgtaattaaaatataattccTATAATTTCAGCTAAAAACAGTATTTGTATATAGTAAAATGCAAATTATTgtattaaaacaaaaaatagttttaaatgaaatataataaaattgtagctaaagtgaaaattttaataaactatataattaaacgaagaaaatttataaaagatattaacgattaaattaaattcgaccaaaatttaaaaatattattaacatatatataatatcagctttaatttttaatgtttgtatttttaattaattattgtttttaatatataatataatttttttttggaaaaaataatataaaatattttacacaTGTATTAAAgttaaaacaaatttatatagaATTGGGgttatatttcatttaatttcttataatatttattgatttatttaattttatttaatatatatgataaattattaaacgaaatatatatgtatcaAATTTCACATTTTTAGCCTCTAATGAAGTCTAATCTTGTAAGGCATCAATCGGAGCAAACACTAATATAAAAGCGGGTcgcataaataaaataatttcgCAAATTATATCACATTTGTAgtgttaataaaattgaatcCCTGTAtcttataataaaaagctAAAGAAATTATACACAAAACAAACTATcataaatcaaataaaaagcATTTTGGaatgataatttaaaataagtataatgtatgaaaacaatttgattttattaatatatatatcccAATATTAAGATGTAAAGCTACTATGTGGGCTATATGTTTGCTTTTTATAAACGTCTTTTATTTGGTTGATAAAATGTGACATATTTTGGGTTCTAAGATCTGTCACGTAAATTTTTTGGAAAGAATTCATTATCATGAAtctatgaaaaatataaagaatggataaatatgtaaaatattcgatttttattgtgaataaatagaaatattataaatatgcgCATTTATATAGAGCATATACATTTTTGATattgatgaaataaaattgataggttattaaaaattttatattggTTACAAATTCACCATGtgtaatattaatatggtctcttccttttttaatgaaaaatccGGACAAGTTAATGAACATTTGAGCTACCTCCTTGTTTCTAATATTCTCTTCAAATTTATTGTCAGTCTAGAATGAGCTTGCATTTTCTAagatattatttgtatatgtTTGTTGATCAGTATTGTTGTGtccatttatattttctgatgctaaaaatattatagcTACGTCTTGTGAAAATCAGCAATATAAAGATAACAAAATAGTACCATATAGCATTGGAAACAATTGGTCACAAATTATGTATAAAGGGTGATAATAatgtattaaatttattaattattttttatatactaaAATAAGGTTTCaatcaaaatatttggAACCACTGGGATCCCATAATATTCTTATTATactaatgataataaaaaaataggtGTATATActagttatttttttattctaacttaattttatatcttaaaaaatattatttggtGGTTCTACCATATTGTAATGACAAATTTTAAGTTTTCCAACGTTTTATCTTCAAGtttcttaaaatataaagtttGGATGGTTATCCTTCTTATGATATAAATTGTAACTATTTTTACTTATATATGGTATTGTAAATATGTTGCATATTCGCTCATAAGTTCTGTTGGATTTTTAGTTTCTTCAATTTCAGTGGACCTGGTGAATCCCCTTTTTCATGATTTTCATTCGTACTATGACAAAAGTGggttattttcaattttatttagacttttaatttgtaaaaaaaaaaaatgcatttaTAGGCATTATTTTGACAATATATTCGATATTTGAGTGTCTTTTTGTATACTATGTATTTAATATTCCAATAATGGCGCGTGTGTATGTATagttatattatatgtagatatattatataagcGTATTGTCTTACGTATCATTATTTGATATAGGATTGATTGGCTGGAGCAGCATTGTCTAGAATAAGATTATCTTGAAcatcttttatttgtaataGTGTACTCTAGATGTTCTTTGTCATGAATAAAATTACTTAAAGCAACTTTGTATGGAGTAACATTATTTGGATCAGTTTTGTCCAGAGTAATTCTGGCTATAATCGATTTGACTAGAGTATCTGGAAGTGGTTCCGTTATAAgatcattatttttcatacaTATGAACATctttaaaacattttctAAAGAAACATCGGATGAATCAAGCTCAGTTGCAAGGGCTTTATTATTCACATATACGAAGATTcttaaaagaaataaaacaatttgaatataaaatttattaatttttgaaCTTTacgaataaaatattaaactatctattagtattttttttaattaaaaattaacaacTCGAAAAATAGCACAAgcataattaaaattgaaGCACATCATTTTCTCCAataaagtataaaaaaCCATTATTTAAACACCAAAATGTATGTTTTATCAGATTTATAagtttaatatattttttatttaagtAATTCAATCACAAGACAGCGCTAAAACAGAAGCtttcataaataatgaatatcaaatgttattattcataatctcattaatattataatatctAAAAatcaataattttaattatatcacataaatgatatttttaatatatagcATTATGAACacacaaattttatatttttataattgaTTAAACtcaatttaaaatttataaagcATTTCATTATGTATGGAATTACACATatagttatatttatatataatagaaaaaaaactatgTTGTTTTTACCTAATAGAGAACCaatcatttaaaataaaaatataaaagaaaataatataaaaataaatatttgttttaatataattatatatacttacattaataattatattaaaataattgttttgctattttttttcatgttttACAAAATTTCTTTGATAATGGatagttttttatataaaacatgtctattatatttttaaatattaaaataatttaatctGAGAAATGCagttaattatatatattacgaATAGTACTATAacaacaatattttttacctcattacaataataatatgataaaatttatattatgagAACACACATTCtttgatttttttgtcACATTTAACACACATTTTACtaaataacattttatagctaaattgttaattttataaaaattatttattggTAGTATATTGACGCCAatgctttttttataattaatacaaattataaattgccttttaatagtaaaacagtatatataaaataaaaaaaaaaatacaaataaataattataaaaataaaataatgaaacaTAATGTTGTAAAAtcaagaaatatatatatgcatacataaaattaatttagtttttaattataatattcttGATGCCGAGTTGTTCATGCTTTATGGGTCAAAGTTATGTCCTATGGGCTATTGTTTCGTTCACTGAATCTTCGTTTTGAGTTAGGGTTCAGGGTACAttgtaatttatttttttataatttaataatattttttgtctATAAATGGtgattaaatatatgtaccATCCCCATATGTTTAATCTTGAAATGAAGCCCAAATATGCAACAAAAAAGGGGACATAGGCATTAATATGAAATAGGTAGCATAACACATTTTATaagttataatatttatgcCTAATTcgttcatatatattaaatatggaaatattataacttcgaattatgtattttattactatttgtTGGCTAACTATACATAAGAACCCTTATtatctattatataaaacgCGTTAATATGTGGTTATATTGAATTATGTATAAACAATATGTTTCTTCATTTGATGAAACGTTTTATTTAGTAAAGCTTATAATTtgtatcatatttattttaatttaaatcatGTTACCCAACTGAactgtaataatatatattcataaaagaTAGATGCATGGGATATCGATCGAGAACCGATAATGTAACATTgtctataaaatattattatacttaTAACGTTTTTagtaatacataaaaaattgaactatatatacaatatttttttaaattttaattgtaGATACTATTCCCTTTTTGTATTCCCTTTACAtttgtattaaaattaattagcAATATAGAAGCTGTTTTATACgctttaatttatttatcataagGTATAATAGTAGATTAATcactattaatttttaagttttatagttttgtggtataaataaattatatttaaaataaaaaaataaaatataagcatattaataaatttccatactatattttgttttagcatttataaataatatgatagGTATAATgcgttattattatatgactATACATATAATCTAATAAAATACTCTATTAATAACtaatattgaaatattgttttattttgaaatcttcatataattaaatattaattttatagaaaagacatataataatacttgataaatgtataaatgTTATATGTTTTGTTAAAGATTCAATTAACGTTAAAttccattttattatcccatattataattgtttATTGAATCATCTTTAATCACAAACAACATTACTTTATCATagaattaacaaaatatagaatttttaataaattatttgaatgcATATGCATTGATAGctataacaataaaatatatgaaatagaAATGAACAATGCATAGCATTTAACgaacatttatataaattgatatattaaaagagCAAATATATCTTATCTCTCTCCTCTCAAAGTACAATATAGCAACCTAATACACATAGTTTTCTATTatactttaaaatttgCATCAATACTGatttatatgttatatatttaatatatagtaagtattatttttaaaacaatatgCATTCAAAGACTTATTTAAGCTTATAAATAGATTAATAAATACAGTTTCATTGCTAATTGCCGTTTTAAACTGTGGAAAAGATgtgcaaaatatattataaaatcatCCAATAtggtatatttataaattggaatatataggaataaaaataatgttattgaaaatgttaaaatataattggagtgcatatatattaaataaaaatcatattaaaattatgtatatgcaattaaaaaagggaaCAATGCAacttatttaataaattttataattttagaaaagtttatattatatattataagaaacaagtatataaatatttaaaatatattagaaaaaatatatttatatactttaaggattatagtaataatataattttagaaaaaactatattataagaaacaagaatataaaaatttaatatatttaaaaaaaacgattatttatatatttttaaggattatagtaataatagaactttttattttttagataTATACAGTATTTAAGCTTTAGAAGGACAATCATTAAAGTataagatataaatatattccttTTCTATGTTCAAACATAAATG is a window of Plasmodium berghei ANKA genome assembly, chromosome: 10 DNA encoding:
- a CDS encoding choline kinase, with product MEDNNNRSNNIENGKIDLLNCNNNNNEDIKLLKIEKGLSYDDLEAFNSIQLNQETEILATPFRSQEINMKNDIPLCAQEFSDLTDPLYIKKICLEKVTEWNKFTERDIYVKQILSGLTNQLFEVGLKECSVSQNPSIRKHILFRIYGKYVGELYNTDLEIEVYETMSKYKISPKLLNTFSGGRIEEWLYGNPLKNEDLQNSKILIAIANMLGKFHTLAIKKTLPSHWDKTPCIYKRIKEWKIQISKLKNLDKFKGDINKYYQESDKFIKFMNKYTKEDNIRNHITFCHNDLQENNIINTNNCLRLIDFEYAGYNFIATDIAIFFIETSIDYSTDTYPFYEINKNHYISHENRKLFINEYLSIYLGKSQIPYDQKIVDSILDAIEIHALGANLLWGFWSIIRGYQVKCYNEFDFFLYAQDRFKLYDEQKKYLLSKNLIPDYD